In Carettochelys insculpta isolate YL-2023 chromosome 3, ASM3395843v1, whole genome shotgun sequence, the genomic stretch ATAATCACCTTGCTGGGATTCATGTGCATAACCTTTTTCAGTTGCATCAGCAGAATGAAGAGTTACAGAAGAAATCTGTCAAAGGAAAGATGGGATAGGAGACTTGTGAACTCCCCAGAGACAGCTACAGGTCTTCTTTGCTATATACATATACTAGCAGCAAGCCAATTAATTTGAtaaggaaagagggaaaaaaatcaaatatattttcaCTGAGCATTTCCACAAAGGTGTCATATGGAAGAAAAGCCAtcagaaaagttttgggcattAATAAGAAAAAGATTTATGCACGTTTTACAATTAAGCTGTAAAACTGTTCTTTGATTTGGATCAGAAGATTTTCTAACTGGCACCAAAGaccagaaacaaaagcaaaaatctcTGTCAAAACTGTTTTCTAGAAGAGATGAATTATGAAGAGATATCAGGTAAAAACATCTTTTTCTCCCACGTAATGATGTAGCCAACTGTGTTTTGTAAAGTACTGAAAGAAGTCTTAATGTTTGATTTTCAAGTTTCAATAACGGAATGACTGTCCGACAACAAGCTTTCTAGTGATCCATCCAGGGGCACTATTTGTCTCTGTATCAAAAGAATAACTTGAATCActctacagaaaaaaaacaagtcaccTGAAGCTTAAAATGTGTGGCAAGATCACTGAGAAGCTGATTGCAGAAGGACAAAGGGGTCTTCTAAATTTTATGCAGTTTCAATGACAAAGAGAACATATGTAAATAGTATTAAAGAGCTCATAACTGAGGACTGTAGAGCTGGGTTAGAAATATTGTCTCAAAGAGATTACTTTTACAAAAGCTTTTACTGAGCACATGCTGTGCTATTTCTTAAACATGTTAATTACCTATGTCCTTTCAAAGTTTTAAATCAAGATAATGTAATAAGATCCTTTCTTGCAAACACTCTTTTTCACATGGGCTGGACCTATTGATTTCAATAGTACTGCTCATTTGAGTAAAGGTATACTCAGGCTTAAGTGCTTTTTAGGCATAAACTTCAGTAGCCATAAGGTCTAATAACTGCTTTTCTCAAAACAGGTTTAAAACTCTCAATGTCTTCAGTGGGAGAATGATTTGACCGACAATAGATCCAATGCTTTCTGTTTCTTTGATGTAAAAAGCAGAGAGGAGAAAGACCACAACATATGAAGCACACATCTAGCGTAAGTATCTTTTGCCTTGGTATCTAATTAAATTTGGAGCCCTTTTAGTATGTGAAACCCTAACAAATTACATCTTGTGGTTTGTGATGTTGCCAGAAACTTTTGTTGGCATTACTGGGGCAGTAGAATTGCATATGTTACTACTGTGAAAGAATGTAAATTAAACTCACAAGCATTAATCACATATGCATAACATGTACATTTATGTACCTGGGCATATGCATTAACATACTAACATATTAGATGTTTCTTCTCAGACTGTTTGCGTAACACAAAATATTAAGCCTAAACATGGTATAATTGTCTTTTAATAGCATTGTTATTACATGGCTATCTTGATAAGATAGAGAACCCTAATATAATGACTCTACATTTTGATATTAGCCTGGCATGCCTGTTGTAAACCTGCAATATATTTATAATGGCAAATGTTTATATTCTTATCATGCAGTGGAGTTTCAAATGGATTTTGGAAAAGTATGCCAGGAAGTGTTCATGTAGTCTGTGGTGCAGAAACAGCTTAATGCACGTGACAAGctgggagaaagaaaagaaaagcggGAATAGGTGAGGGATGAATAAAGGGGATGGATAATACATGAGAGAGGCCATGAAGATACAGCACTGGAAAGAAGGAAGAAATGGGATTTGTAGATAAAGCAATTGCTTTGATTAAGTAACAACAACCCATAACCCAGGTTAATACATAATACATAACCCAGGTTAATACAGTTCACTAAATTTGTGTGTTTCTCCTGGTTTTCAAATCTTTCAATGCTGTGAGCCACAGATCATTTAGCAACCCCAGATGACTCTTTGGCATTAAGCTACTTTATTTCTCTTGATCCTAGCCAAGTATGTCTTGCAGGTATACAGCTAAGTGAATGAATgttacaaacagaaatgtatcTGCAGGTCTACACTCAGTGACCTATGGTCAAGCATGCTAAAATGGGAAGGGTCTCAGTGAGTTTTTCTCATTCTTCTACCATGAGGTCTGGCCAGCTACACAAAGCGCTGCGTGTTAAAATCATCATAGCGTAAGCCAGTCTGAGTTTTCTGAAGCTGTATTGTCTCTCCAGGAAGAATGAGCACCACCAATACACTAGACCCTTGACTTACACATAGGTtttgttcctgggcaaccacacataagtcaaatttcatgcaaatCAGGACTGGGGGGGAAGGGCCTTGCTGCCTTCAGGCCCCCCCAGTTCTGGCTgcacctggttcccggctcctgtgagcaccagggagccaggaacaaagagacagcctggctcccctccacttgtgggaaccgggaaactgaccagcttgcTGGGACGGTCAGTTTCAAGagctgaggagctgggaaccaagcagcagcctggttcccagctcccctccacttgcaggatccaggaaactgactagccctaCTGCACTGGTAAATTTCaagtgtcagggagctgggagcaaggcacagcagcactggtcagtttcctggctccccgctgTTTACAGGAGCCGgcaaactgaccagtgctgtggaggggagctgggatacAGGCttccacctggctcccagctacctGCCACTCATGAATTCGACTTgcattattgcaagaaatgcatAAGTCAAAATCGTGTAAGTCGGAGGTCTACTATATGTCTGAGATAATGCATAGAGCTGTGCACTCAGTGTTGCATTAGCCACTGGGAAAATAAGGTCCATGTTCAGGGCCCTGGCTAGTTAGGAGGCTCAGGAAAAAGGAACACCCCCACAACTGTACCTGCTCCACCCACACAGTGGTCCTGCTAGGTAGTGGGGCTTCCCActtcccagcaggagctgcaggtgggaggAACAGGGCAAGTCCCAGCACTCCCTCCATTTTCCTCAATATGCGGGTGAGTCAGGGGAGTGTAGGCACAAGCGGGTGTTAGGGGGTTGCCATTGTTTAGGCTTTGGGCCCTAAAAAATAACCCACCTCTAATTGCAATGGAAGAGAGTGTCATTTGTTAGAGGCTTTCACTCTGGAAACCTCTTGTCATAGTACTTATAGGGTTGAATGTAAAGTCCACAGCAAAAATGTACAACATTATTCAGAATTTTTGAGCACCCTAAGATTCAAAAGTATTAAGGAACTTATTCAGCCTAGTTTTTATTAGGAATAGGACAAATTCTCCTATGTCTCATACTGGTGAAAGTCTGGAGTAGCTCCTCTGAAGTAAATGGGGATTATTCTGCAGAAATATTAATGCTATTCAACTAATCTGAAACACAGGTCTACAGATACAGCTAATCGTCatgtaacttttctttttttcctttcccccagaACTGATGGAATTGTAACACTTTCGAAATCATTCCTGCTAACAATCCCAAATAATGAATTCATCTGCACTCTGGAGTCCACTGAACGTGCAGTATTGCTTTGATTGTGTTAACAATTCATGTCCTAGGAAAGTAAGGTCGACCATCAGTCTGTGGGCTATGTATATCTTCATGGCAGGAGCGACAGTGGTCACAATGGGTGGAAATACGCTTGTGATCATTTCCATTGTTCATTTCAAACAGCTTCATTCTCCAACCAACTTCCTGATCGGCTCTCTGGCAACTACAGACTTTTTGCTCAGTTTCTTGGTAATGCCCTACAGCATGATCAGGTCTGTTGATTCATGCTGGTATTTTGGAGACCTTTTCTGTAAACTCCACACTTCTTTTGATATAATGCTCTGTACCACCTCCATTTTTCATCTGTGCTTTATCTCTGTTGACCGTTACTATGCAGTTTGTGACCCACTGCATTATGTCACCAAAATAACTGTCCCTgtgatcattttatttttattaattagtTGGGCTGTTCCATTCTTATTTGCCTTCGGTCTAGTTTTCTCAGAACTGAATATTGATGGCATTGAAGAATACGTGGCCTCCTTTGACTGCAGTGGCTTCTGTTCTTTGATATTTAACAAGTTGTGGGGAGTGATGGCTTCTCTTATAGCCTTCTTTTTCCCAGGCACAGTGATGTTGGGTATCTATGTCCATATATTTACAGTGGCAAGAAAACATGCAAGACAAATTGCCAAACTTCCCAGAGCAATAAAATGTGTctctgaaatgaaaaacaaaatctctGCAAGAAAAGAGAGCAAAGCAACTAAAACTTTGAGTATAGTCATGGGGGTGTTTGTATTTTGTTGGCTGCCTTTTTTTATTCTTACAATAACTGATCCTTTTATTAACTTTTCAGCCCCTGAAGACTTGTACAATGCCTTCCTCTGGCTGGGATACTTTAACTCTACGTGTAATCCAATCATTTATGGTTTATTTTATTCTTGGTTTCGCAAAGCATTTATAATGATTGTGACTGGTAGAATCTTCAGACCAGATTCGTCCTCTCTTACATTGTTTCCTACGAATACTTAGTTAACcagtgtcatgatcatgagggttagccagcagcctgggagtaaaagggttaacttCCTTAaacaggtggggttggcctataggaatgtaggtaagaatttcaaactgggacaaaggaattttttggtTCCTCCCTTTTCAGTCCTCTGGTCTTTCCTCTTCTTtgcagccatgagggagacagacacagaatatctccctccaagaacaggtcctccaatcttctgtaagtagggtaaagtttagagaAATCttttaggctttattgttttatggtttgggaagtgggatctgatgtctgtgcactttttaaaaatattcttttactCTTCTTGTagctaagttctaggcccatggtggagactccccatgtgttttactttgtgactcttccatctagtcatgatgaggcttgcaacatgagtattgttgtaataataaaagttctctctttttctttttattaacctggtattggttaatgtttgtctccaggtttttacttttggggctgagattttccaagtagtctctccctggcttCCTTATTAttacctgggtggtggcagcgaattttatccccaaaatctaaggtttttttaggattttggggggaagtttataccaaaacctggtagataaggttttggaggtacttttgctggcccacacttctgcatttgtcttgctagagtggggaaggggccatGACAACCAGTTAGGGCTGTTCTGAATGAATTAGACTTATGCCTATTTTACTTCTGGAGATCTTTTAGTATAGTTCATGTAGTGCCCTGTGTACTGAAAATATTTAATGGAATCCTCAGCAGGGTTTGTTGAAACTCATTTATAGCATGTCTCTATAGGTACTGTTAAGAATTAGCATgttatgttaaaacaaaaaagcagtaaagaagcactttaaagactaacaaaataatgtattaggtgatgagctttcatggaacagacccacttcttcagaccatagccataccagaacagactcaatatttaaggcacagagaaccaaaaacagtaatcaaggctgacaaataagaaaaaaattatcaaggtgagcaaatcagagagtagaggggcagaagggtggaggagtcaagaattagattaagccaagtatgtaaaagagcccctataatgacccagaaaattcacgtcctggttcaaaccacgtgttaatgtgttaaatttgaatataaaagagagttcagcagcctctctttccacactgttgtgaaaattcttcagtaagacgcaaacttttaagtcattaacagaatggcccactccattaaaatgtaggctgacccgtttgtggatcaggagtggttttttgtttgctttgtgcccattaactctttgtctaagagagtttgacgtCTGTTAGTGAGCTGTCCCTCTCTCTAGGCAGTAGGGAACGAGAGCACTCCAGCAAGTACATTCTGTCCAGCAACATTCCTGTTTACACAAGCAATCACTTTGTCAACTACACTGCCATATACTTTATGTCCAAGTGCCAGTTTGAGTCTGCAAGTCCAGTATATGAACACTTAATTTGATACATAATTGCCCATAGTTTGAAACTGACTCCCCATCATTGTGAGCCCAGTAACATCACCCTCACTACAACTGAAAGCACTCTTCTCTAATTCTCAGCATGAAGAAGCATAACAGAACTAAGCTCAAAGTGTTTTCTCTTGCTGCGTAACTGTTCTTTATCTGAATACAAGCAACCCAATCCAGTCTCGGAGACATCAGCTAATAAGAAATTAAATAAGCAGGAAAGTGTTGTGAATATTCATTGATAAATTGTTTGGTTTGGGCCatagctgcatctgatgaagcgggtctttgcccgtgaaagcttatgtaCCAATAAATCTgtcaatctataaggtgccacaggacttctttatgtttttgtggatacagactaacaccgctacctctctgatacttctcatcATGCAAGACTCTGTTTCCAGGCATTTCAAAAGCAGATGAGATCCGCTGAGAAATAAATCAGTGCTGATGAAcatgggggaagctgggaggatGCCAGGGGATGCAGTTAAACACCAAAACTATGACTGggtaaaaaaagaacaagataaatttTGGGGGCATACAGCCATCAAGTATTCTCACCCAGGACGGGCAGGGATGCAACTGCATGCTCTGAACATTTCTAGCCTCTGTAGTAATGGACAGCAGAGAATGCATCACTGGATGATGGCCAGTTCCATTCATTCCCCGCTGAAGCACCTGAAATTGACCAGTGTTGGAAGACCAGATACTGGATTAGATAGACTATTGGACTGACCCCATGGGGTCaaccttatgttcttatggactGGGGCATTTATGGAGGGCAGGAGGTGGTGCATAAGTGTATTCTCTTTTACAGCTTTATCCAATGTCCAGCTATTTGTGCTGACTCCTGCCAGAGAGACAAAGACCTTTGTGTGGTTAAGGGCTAGTTCTAGTTCATGTCATGCTTATTTTGTACTGCTTATGAAGCTATGGACCTTCACCAGAGACAACAATGATAAGATGAGGTTTAAAAATGGACACACACTTTTTAAACTCTGGCGACAGTGCTGTACCCAGATTGTGTATAAGATCCCACTGAaacactgtctccagatctgaagaagtgggtctgccccacaaaagctcatcacctaatatattattttgtgagtctttaaagtgctacatgactgctggtttgttttgtctgcAATTTTATCAGCCAACAGGGGCTGACAATGAGGGCCTCAGGCTGCTCCTGTCCGAGCTCTCG encodes the following:
- the LOC142010421 gene encoding trace amine-associated receptor 4-like, with the protein product MNSSALWSPLNVQYCFDCVNNSCPRKVRSTISLWAMYIFMAGATVVTMGGNTLVIISIVHFKQLHSPTNFLIGSLATTDFLLSFLVMPYSMIRSVDSCWYFGDLFCKLHTSFDIMLCTTSIFHLCFISVDRYYAVCDPLHYVTKITVPVIILFLLISWAVPFLFAFGLVFSELNIDGIEEYVASFDCSGFCSLIFNKLWGVMASLIAFFFPGTVMLGIYVHIFTVARKHARQIAKLPRAIKCVSEMKNKISARKESKATKTLSIVMGVFVFCWLPFFILTITDPFINFSAPEDLYNAFLWLGYFNSTCNPIIYGLFYSWFRKAFIMIVTGRIFRPDSSSLTLFPTNT